One Salmo trutta chromosome 12, fSalTru1.1, whole genome shotgun sequence genomic region harbors:
- the LOC115203321 gene encoding tropomyosin alpha-1 chain isoform X1: protein MDAIKKKMQMLKLDKENALDRAEGAEGDKKAAEDKSKQLEDDLVALQKKLKGTEDELDKYSESLKDAQEKLELAEKKATDAEADVASLNRRIQLVEEELDRAQERLATALTKLEEAEKAADESERGMKVIENRASKDEEKMELQEIQLKEAKHIAEEADRKYEEVARKLVIIESDLERTEERAELSEGKCAELEEELKTVTNNLKSLEAQAEKYSQKEDKYEEEIKVLTDKLKEAETRAEFAERSVAKLEKTIDDLEDELYAQKLKYKAISEELDHALNDMTSI from the exons ATGGACGCCATCAAGAAGAAGATGCAGATGCTTAAGCTAGACAAGGAGAATGCCTTGGACAGAGCTGAGGGAGCTGAGGGAGACAAAAAGGCAGCGGAGGACAAGAGCAAACAG CTTGAGGATGACCTGGTAGCGCTGCAGAAGAAGCTGAAGGGAACAGAGGATGAGTTGGACAAGTACTCTGAGTCTCTTAAGGATGCCCAGGAGAAACTTGAACTCGCTGAGAAGAAAGCCACAGAC GCCGAGGCTGATGTAGCTTCCCTGAACAGACGCATCCAACTGGTTGAGGAGGAGTTGGATCGTGCTCAGGAGCGTCTGGCCACAGCTCTGACCAAGCTGGAGGAGGCTGAGAAAGCTGCTGATGAGAGTGAGAG AGGCATGAAGGTGATTGAAAACAGAGCATCGAAGGATGAGGAGAAGATGGAGCTGCAGGAGATCCAGCTGAAGGAGGCCAAGCACATCGCTGAGGAGGCTGACAGGAAGTACGAGGAG GTCGCCCGTAAGCTGGTCATCATTGAGAGTGATCTGGAACGCACAGAGGAGCGCGCTGAGCTCTCTGAAGG CAAATGCGCTGAGCTTGAGGAAGAGTTGAAGACAGTCACAAACAACCTGAAGTCTCTTGAGGCTCAGGCAGAGAAG TACTCACAGAAGGAGGACAAGTATGAGGAGGAGATCAAGGTTCTCACAGACAAGCTAAAGGAG GCTGAGACCCGTGCTGAGTTCGCTGAGAGGTCCGTGGCCAAGCTTGAGAAGACCATTGATGATCTGGAGG ATGAGTTGTATGCACAGAAACTGAAGTACAAGGCCATCAGCGAGGAGCTGGACCACGCCCTCAACGACATGACCTCCAT TTAA
- the LOC115203321 gene encoding tropomyosin alpha-4 chain isoform X4: protein MTGLTSLEAVKRKIKALQEQADGAEESAERRQKELGLERDARESAEADVASLNRRIQLVEEELDRAQERLATALTKLEEAEKAADESERGMKVIENRASKDEEKMELQEIQLKEAKHIAEEADRKYEEVARKLVIIESDLERTEERAELSEGKCAELEEELKTVTNNLKSLEAQAEKYSQKEDKYEEEIKVLTDKLKEAETRAEFAERSVAKLEKTIDDLEDPLYRQLEKNRLLSNELRVVLNQD, encoded by the exons ATGACCGGGCTAACGTCGTTGGAAGCTGTAAAAAGGAAAATTAAAGCATTACAAGAGCAGGCTGATGGTGCAGAAGAGTCGGCAGAGAGGCGGCAGAAGGAACTGGGTCTGGAGAGGGATGCGAGAGAATCC GCCGAGGCTGATGTAGCTTCCCTGAACAGACGCATCCAACTGGTTGAGGAGGAGTTGGATCGTGCTCAGGAGCGTCTGGCCACAGCTCTGACCAAGCTGGAGGAGGCTGAGAAAGCTGCTGATGAGAGTGAGAG AGGCATGAAGGTGATTGAAAACAGAGCATCGAAGGATGAGGAGAAGATGGAGCTGCAGGAGATCCAGCTGAAGGAGGCCAAGCACATCGCTGAGGAGGCTGACAGGAAGTACGAGGAG GTCGCCCGTAAGCTGGTCATCATTGAGAGTGATCTGGAACGCACAGAGGAGCGCGCTGAGCTCTCTGAAGG CAAATGCGCTGAGCTTGAGGAAGAGTTGAAGACAGTCACAAACAACCTGAAGTCTCTTGAGGCTCAGGCAGAGAAG TACTCACAGAAGGAGGACAAGTATGAGGAGGAGATCAAGGTTCTCACAGACAAGCTAAAGGAG GCTGAGACCCGTGCTGAGTTCGCTGAGAGGTCCGTGGCCAAGCTTGAGAAGACCATTGATGATCTGGAGG ACCCTCTGTACCGGCAGCTTGAGAAAAACCGGCTTCTATCCAATGAACTGAGAGTGGTGTTAAATCAGGATTAA
- the LOC115203321 gene encoding tropomyosin alpha-1 chain isoform X3 translates to MTGLTSLEAVKRKIKALQEQADGAEESAERRQKELGLERDARESAEADVASLNRRIQLVEEELDRAQERLATALTKLEEAEKAADESERGMKVIENRASKDEEKMELQEIQLKEAKHIAEEADRKYEEVARKLVIIESDLERTEERAELSEGKCAELEEELKTVTNNLKSLEAQAEKYSQKEDKYEEEIKVLTDKLKEAETRAEFAERSVAKLEKTIDDLEDELYAQKLKYKAISEELDHALNDMTSM, encoded by the exons ATGACCGGGCTAACGTCGTTGGAAGCTGTAAAAAGGAAAATTAAAGCATTACAAGAGCAGGCTGATGGTGCAGAAGAGTCGGCAGAGAGGCGGCAGAAGGAACTGGGTCTGGAGAGGGATGCGAGAGAATCC GCCGAGGCTGATGTAGCTTCCCTGAACAGACGCATCCAACTGGTTGAGGAGGAGTTGGATCGTGCTCAGGAGCGTCTGGCCACAGCTCTGACCAAGCTGGAGGAGGCTGAGAAAGCTGCTGATGAGAGTGAGAG AGGCATGAAGGTGATTGAAAACAGAGCATCGAAGGATGAGGAGAAGATGGAGCTGCAGGAGATCCAGCTGAAGGAGGCCAAGCACATCGCTGAGGAGGCTGACAGGAAGTACGAGGAG GTCGCCCGTAAGCTGGTCATCATTGAGAGTGATCTGGAACGCACAGAGGAGCGCGCTGAGCTCTCTGAAGG CAAATGCGCTGAGCTTGAGGAAGAGTTGAAGACAGTCACAAACAACCTGAAGTCTCTTGAGGCTCAGGCAGAGAAG TACTCACAGAAGGAGGACAAGTATGAGGAGGAGATCAAGGTTCTCACAGACAAGCTAAAGGAG GCTGAGACCCGTGCTGAGTTCGCTGAGAGGTCCGTGGCCAAGCTTGAGAAGACCATTGATGATCTGGAGG ATGAGTTGTATGCACAGAAACTGAAGTACAAGGCCATCAGCGAGGAGCTGGACCACGCCCTCAACGACATGACCTCCATGTAA
- the LOC115203321 gene encoding tropomyosin alpha-1 chain isoform X2, with translation MDAIKKKMQMLKLDKENALDRAEGAEGDKKAAEDKSKQLEDDLVALQKKLKGTEDELDKYSESLKDAQEKLELAEKKATDAEADVASLNRRIQLVEEELDRAQERLATALTKLEEAEKAADESERGMKVIENRASKDEEKMELQEIQLKEAKHIAEEADRKYEEVARKLVIIESDLERTEERAELSEGKCAELEEELKTVTNNLKSLEAQAEKYSQKEDKYEEEIKVLTDKLKEAETRAEFAERSVAKLEKTIDDLEDPLYRQLEKNRLLSNELRVVLNQD, from the exons ATGGACGCCATCAAGAAGAAGATGCAGATGCTTAAGCTAGACAAGGAGAATGCCTTGGACAGAGCTGAGGGAGCTGAGGGAGACAAAAAGGCAGCGGAGGACAAGAGCAAACAG CTTGAGGATGACCTGGTAGCGCTGCAGAAGAAGCTGAAGGGAACAGAGGATGAGTTGGACAAGTACTCTGAGTCTCTTAAGGATGCCCAGGAGAAACTTGAACTCGCTGAGAAGAAAGCCACAGAC GCCGAGGCTGATGTAGCTTCCCTGAACAGACGCATCCAACTGGTTGAGGAGGAGTTGGATCGTGCTCAGGAGCGTCTGGCCACAGCTCTGACCAAGCTGGAGGAGGCTGAGAAAGCTGCTGATGAGAGTGAGAG AGGCATGAAGGTGATTGAAAACAGAGCATCGAAGGATGAGGAGAAGATGGAGCTGCAGGAGATCCAGCTGAAGGAGGCCAAGCACATCGCTGAGGAGGCTGACAGGAAGTACGAGGAG GTCGCCCGTAAGCTGGTCATCATTGAGAGTGATCTGGAACGCACAGAGGAGCGCGCTGAGCTCTCTGAAGG CAAATGCGCTGAGCTTGAGGAAGAGTTGAAGACAGTCACAAACAACCTGAAGTCTCTTGAGGCTCAGGCAGAGAAG TACTCACAGAAGGAGGACAAGTATGAGGAGGAGATCAAGGTTCTCACAGACAAGCTAAAGGAG GCTGAGACCCGTGCTGAGTTCGCTGAGAGGTCCGTGGCCAAGCTTGAGAAGACCATTGATGATCTGGAGG ACCCTCTGTACCGGCAGCTTGAGAAAAACCGGCTTCTATCCAATGAACTGAGAGTGGTGTTAAATCAGGATTAA
- the LOC115203323 gene encoding F-box only protein 22 → MDGNTDFSGVSDECTAEYILSNVAEVVERILTFVPTKSLLQIACVCRLWMNCARRVLRVQQKLTWVSASGPSNYDGHALCHSLAEEVENVYLLPKTVLVMVDSETFSGQDSCYKQKKARKTHHSPDSVEELNRLFPNGCDIMAIATPGVVLTPSGSHSGPPKEFQEGEAGYAIMFPRMEGVDIRPFHFCKRTISDSHLEEAGLVNNPDLRVVLLFGYEAYKPGAARFLNQVLEPLARSKALIAGGHVENVFSPERECCGRGSYGVVGLALSGPRIQGASVLLEQDVSSPKAAEATIRRLKAANLPERNTLGFMFACVGRGHNYYNNQRNVEADTFRKVFPNIPLFGFFGNGEIGCDRIVKEDYTLCDTDTDSLQHGYTTVMTLVHLG, encoded by the exons ATGGATGGAAATACAGACTTTTCTGGCGTTTCAGATGAATGCACGGCAGAATACATTCTCAGTAATGTGGCAGAAGTAGTGGAGAGAATTTTGACGTTTGTACCAACCAAATCCCTGCTCCAAATTGCGTG TGTTTGCAGACTGTGGATGAACTGTGCACGGAGAGTACTGAGGGTCCAGCAGAAGTTGACGTGGGTGTCTGCCTCTGGACCGTCCAACTATGACGGCCATGCTCTCTGCCACAGCCTGGCTGAAGAAGTGGAG AATGTATACCTGCTGCCCAAAACAGTCTTGGTTATGGTGGACAGCGAGACCTTCAGTGGACAAGACTCTTGCTACAAGCAGAAAAAGG CACGCAAGACCCACCACAGTCCAGACTCAGTGGAGGAACTGAACAGGCTGTTCCCCAATGGATGTGACATCATGGCCATCGCCACTCCTGGTGTTGTTT TAACTCCCAGTGGCTCCCACTCGGGTCCACCGAAGGAGTTCCAAGAAGGAGAAGCTGGCTACGCTATCATGTTCCCTAGGATGGAGGGAGTGGACATCCGCCCCTTTCACTTCTGCAAACGCACCATCTCAGATTCACACCTGGAGGAAGCAG GGCTGGTGAATAACCCTGATCTGCGTGTGGTGCTGCTCTTTGGCTATGAAGCCTACAAACCCGGAGCAGCCCGCTTCCTTAACCAGGTCCTGGAGCCTTTGGCACGCAGCAAGGCTCTCATCGCTGGGGGCCATGTGGAGAATGTCTTCTCCCCTGAAAGAGAGTG CTGTGGCCGGGGGTCGTACGGCGTGGTGGGTCTGGCTCTGAGCGGTCCAAGGATCCAGGGGGCCAGTGTTCTCCTGGAGCAGGACGTGAGCAGCCCCAAGGCAGCCGAGGCCACCATACGGAGACTGAAAGCAGCCAACCTCCCAGAGAGGAACACCCTGGGCTTCATGTTTGCCTGCGTGGGCCGCGGACACAACTATTACAACAACCAACGTAACGTGGAGGCTGACACCTTCCGCAAGGTGTTCCCCAACATCCCACTGTTTGGCTTCTTTGGTAACGGGGAGATCGGGTGTGATCGTATCGTGAAGGAGGACTATACTCTGTGTGACACGGATACGGACAGTCTGCAGCATGGATACACCACTGTTATGACCCTAGTTCACCTTGGCTGA